The following are encoded in a window of Jatrophihabitans sp. genomic DNA:
- a CDS encoding zinc-dependent alcohol dehydrogenase family protein: MKAVVYDAPRSYDIKEVPTPTAGPGQVRIKVDQVGVCGTDLHIHHGDFNAVFPLIPGHELVGVIDELGEGVTRFRVGEQVSVNPNVYCGHCDYCLSGRLILCSNAKGLGSNYPGFFAEYVAVSHLLVFSVEGLDRDTAVFTEPAACAMHGLETLAPRPGGKALVFGAGPTGLLLAQLIATGGAASVTVAGPTQFKLDRAAALGLEHQVQIKRDDPESILATLLEASGGDGYDVVVEATGSTVIGDVCVPLTRNGGTVLVYGVTRADEVVQFHPFDVFRREITIKGSFAEMTSFGAAIAALRSGRAKTDGIITHRFSLDDYGKALDAVASDPSAHKVVIEV; this comes from the coding sequence ATGAAAGCCGTCGTGTACGACGCTCCCCGCAGTTATGACATCAAGGAGGTCCCGACACCGACGGCTGGGCCCGGGCAGGTGCGGATCAAGGTGGATCAGGTCGGCGTCTGCGGAACCGATCTGCACATCCACCATGGTGACTTCAACGCGGTCTTCCCCTTGATCCCAGGCCACGAGCTCGTCGGCGTGATCGATGAGCTGGGTGAGGGCGTGACGCGCTTCCGGGTAGGCGAGCAGGTGAGCGTCAATCCCAATGTCTACTGCGGCCACTGCGACTACTGCCTGTCCGGGCGCTTGATCCTGTGCTCCAACGCCAAGGGCTTGGGCAGCAACTATCCCGGCTTCTTCGCCGAGTACGTGGCCGTCTCGCACTTGCTCGTCTTCAGCGTGGAGGGCCTGGACCGTGACACGGCTGTCTTCACCGAGCCTGCCGCCTGCGCGATGCACGGGCTTGAGACCCTTGCCCCGCGCCCGGGGGGCAAGGCGCTGGTCTTCGGCGCCGGGCCCACCGGTCTGCTGCTGGCTCAGCTGATCGCCACTGGCGGCGCGGCGTCGGTGACCGTCGCCGGTCCCACCCAGTTCAAGTTGGACCGCGCTGCGGCGTTGGGCCTGGAGCACCAGGTCCAGATCAAGCGCGACGATCCAGAAAGCATCCTGGCCACCCTGCTGGAAGCCTCCGGAGGCGATGGCTACGACGTCGTGGTGGAAGCCACCGGCTCCACGGTCATCGGCGACGTGTGCGTTCCGCTCACCCGCAACGGCGGCACCGTGCTGGTGTACGGAGTCACCCGCGCGGACGAAGTCGTTCAGTTCCACCCGTTCGACGTCTTCCGCCGTGAGATCACCATCAAGGGGTCCTTCGCCGAGATGACCTCGTTCGGCGCCGCGATAGCCGCTCTGCGAAGCGGCCGGGCGAAGACCGACGGGATCATCACACATCGTTTCAGCTTGGACGACTACGGAAAAGCCCTGGACGCGGTGGCATCGGACCCGTCGGCGCACAAGGTGGTCATCGAGGTCTGA